Proteins co-encoded in one Cupriavidus taiwanensis genomic window:
- a CDS encoding C39 family peptidase, whose protein sequence is MKPLRILLACVSWLLATAHVPGVQAADVPIYGPVGEPYSVRVTSLREARFKSTIRQQFDFSCGSAAVATLLTYQYGHPINEATVFQNMYLNGDQQKIRAEGFSLLDMKRFLAALGYEADGFELPLSKLEETQVPAIVLIVENGYHHFVVVKGVQGNRVLVGDPARGTRAMSREQFERIWDSQLLFVIHNRTERARFNLAADWRVAPSGPYWMGVNRDNLFFTVMPRHGAGDF, encoded by the coding sequence ATGAAGCCGCTGCGAATCCTGCTGGCGTGCGTGTCCTGGCTGCTGGCGACGGCGCACGTGCCCGGCGTGCAGGCCGCCGACGTTCCGATCTACGGCCCGGTCGGCGAACCCTACAGCGTCAGGGTCACCAGCCTGCGCGAGGCGCGCTTCAAGTCCACCATCCGCCAGCAGTTCGACTTCAGCTGCGGCTCGGCCGCGGTGGCCACGCTGCTGACATACCAGTACGGCCATCCGATCAACGAGGCCACCGTGTTCCAGAACATGTACCTCAACGGCGACCAGCAGAAGATCCGCGCCGAAGGGTTCTCGCTGCTGGACATGAAGCGCTTCCTGGCGGCGCTGGGCTATGAGGCGGATGGCTTCGAGCTGCCGCTGTCCAAGCTGGAAGAAACGCAGGTGCCGGCGATCGTGCTGATCGTGGAGAACGGCTACCACCATTTCGTGGTGGTCAAGGGCGTGCAGGGCAACCGCGTGCTGGTCGGCGATCCGGCGCGCGGCACGCGGGCCATGTCGCGCGAACAGTTCGAGCGCATCTGGGACAGCCAGCTGCTGTTCGTGATCCACAACCGCACCGAGCGCGCGCGCTTCAATCTCGCCGCGGACTGGCGCGTCGCGCCCAGCGGTCCTTACTGGATGGGCGTCAACCGGGACAACCTGTTCTTCACGGTCATGCCCCGCCATGGCGCCGGAGATTTTTGA
- a CDS encoding nucleoside deaminase — translation MTTHQEFMREAVRLAVANRDRGARPFGAVLVLDGETVATGVNDIVHSHDPTTHAEMEAVRAAARKLGRLDLRGSVVYASGHPCPMCLAAMTMAGVQAVYYAFDNHDAAPYGMSSEAAYQALRLPLDPPPLPLTRVPVELSAAQLYGMRARRG, via the coding sequence ATGACCACTCACCAGGAATTCATGCGCGAGGCGGTGCGCCTCGCGGTGGCCAACCGCGACCGCGGCGCGCGCCCGTTCGGCGCCGTGCTGGTGCTCGACGGCGAAACCGTCGCCACCGGCGTCAACGACATCGTCCACAGCCACGACCCCACCACCCATGCCGAGATGGAGGCGGTGCGCGCCGCCGCGCGCAAGCTGGGCCGCCTCGACCTGCGCGGCAGCGTGGTCTATGCCAGCGGCCATCCGTGCCCGATGTGCCTGGCGGCGATGACCATGGCCGGGGTGCAGGCGGTCTACTACGCCTTCGACAACCACGATGCCGCGCCCTACGGCATGTCGAGCGAGGCGGCCTACCAGGCGCTGCGCCTGCCGCTCGACCCGCCGCCGCTGCCGCTCACGCGGGTGCCGGTCGAGCTGTCCGCCGCGCAGCTCTACGGCATGCGAGCGCGCCGTGGCTGA
- a CDS encoding acetate kinase gives MKKRSMQGIRNAGCSTLLLLGGLAQAQTPPEAGSPAAGLESLQRELAEQASQLDAMKRALAEQEAVIRELRSVIGTEVLATKRGGQRTGPGVMPADNATNAATAAAAASATQGAPGLASSPQQVMAQAPQPGAQQGESASPQTVAVEEPVGRPPETDRRPPEVAPLIDQPGVLTAEGKLVVEPGFQYGYSSNNRVALVGYSIIPALLIGLIDVREVKTSTYIESIALRYGVTKRFEIEAKVPYVQTSGSTISREVFTGTAVDNVFNASGKGMGDIEATVRYQLNYGNERIPYFVGWLRYKSNTGKDPFEVVTDCVTRCVGNATGTGLPLGLPTGTGFHAIQPGITWLLPTDPAVFFGTFSYLHNFSRDNVSRTVLNGEKENLGKIAPGDIFEFSFGMGLSLNEKASFSIGYDQAIIWPTKQNGMTVPGSVRLTQGTLLVGYSYRFNNRYTLNLSVGAGLTRDTPDLQVNVRLPITF, from the coding sequence ATGAAGAAGCGGTCGATGCAGGGCATCCGCAATGCGGGATGCTCGACGTTGCTGTTGCTCGGCGGACTGGCGCAAGCCCAGACGCCGCCGGAGGCGGGGTCACCCGCGGCCGGACTGGAATCACTGCAGAGGGAGCTCGCCGAACAGGCCAGCCAGCTCGATGCCATGAAGCGCGCGCTGGCCGAGCAGGAGGCAGTGATCCGTGAACTGCGCAGCGTGATCGGCACCGAGGTGCTGGCCACCAAGCGCGGCGGACAGCGCACCGGGCCCGGCGTGATGCCGGCCGACAACGCCACCAATGCCGCCACCGCGGCAGCGGCCGCCAGTGCCACGCAGGGCGCGCCGGGGCTGGCTAGCAGTCCGCAGCAGGTCATGGCGCAGGCGCCGCAGCCCGGGGCGCAGCAGGGCGAGTCGGCCAGCCCGCAGACGGTGGCCGTGGAAGAGCCCGTCGGCCGTCCGCCCGAGACCGACCGGCGCCCGCCCGAGGTGGCACCGCTGATCGACCAGCCCGGGGTGCTCACCGCCGAGGGCAAGCTGGTGGTCGAGCCGGGCTTCCAGTACGGCTACTCGTCGAACAACCGCGTCGCGCTGGTGGGTTACTCGATCATTCCCGCCCTCCTGATCGGCCTGATCGATGTGCGCGAGGTCAAGACCTCGACCTATATCGAATCGATCGCGCTGCGCTACGGCGTCACCAAGCGGTTCGAGATCGAGGCCAAGGTGCCGTACGTGCAGACCTCGGGCTCGACCATCAGCCGCGAGGTGTTCACCGGCACCGCCGTCGACAACGTGTTCAATGCCAGCGGCAAGGGCATGGGCGATATCGAGGCCACGGTGCGCTACCAGCTCAACTACGGCAATGAGCGGATCCCGTATTTCGTCGGCTGGCTGCGCTACAAGTCCAACACCGGCAAGGATCCTTTCGAGGTGGTCACCGATTGCGTGACGCGCTGCGTGGGCAATGCCACCGGCACCGGCCTGCCGCTCGGGCTGCCCACCGGCACCGGCTTCCACGCGATCCAGCCCGGCATCACCTGGCTGCTGCCGACCGATCCGGCGGTGTTCTTCGGCACCTTCAGCTACCTGCACAACTTTTCCCGCGACAACGTCAGCCGCACCGTGCTGAACGGCGAGAAGGAGAACCTGGGCAAGATCGCGCCGGGCGACATCTTCGAGTTCAGCTTCGGCATGGGGCTGTCGCTCAACGAGAAGGCGTCGTTCAGTATCGGCTACGACCAGGCCATCATCTGGCCGACCAAGCAGAACGGCATGACCGTGCCCGGCTCGGTGCGCCTGACGCAGGGCACCTTGCTGGTGGGGTATTCGTACCGCTTCAACAACCGCTATACGCTGAACCTTTCGGTGGGCGCCGGGCTGACGCGCGACACGCCCGACCTGCAGGTCAATGTGCGCCTGCCGATCACTTTCTGA
- a CDS encoding 3-isopropylmalate dehydratase translates to MTSALAPAPAGRLWRFGDNIDTDAMAPAVLMKAPLPVLARHCLASLRPEFPDSVRPGDVLVAGANFGIGSSREQAPQALRELGVGAVVAQSFGGLFYRNAINLGLPVLVCADTSRLADGAHAVLDLDTAQLRLDDGSEIACEPIPAFLRAILAAGGLVPHLKARLARERGRQD, encoded by the coding sequence ATGACCTCTGCCCTCGCCCCCGCCCCTGCCGGCCGCCTCTGGCGCTTCGGCGACAACATCGACACCGATGCCATGGCCCCCGCCGTGCTGATGAAAGCGCCGCTGCCGGTGCTGGCCCGACATTGCCTGGCCTCGCTGCGCCCGGAGTTTCCCGACAGCGTGCGCCCCGGCGACGTGCTGGTGGCGGGAGCCAACTTCGGCATCGGCTCCTCGCGCGAGCAGGCGCCGCAGGCGCTGCGGGAACTGGGGGTGGGCGCGGTGGTGGCGCAATCGTTCGGCGGGCTGTTCTATCGCAACGCCATCAACCTGGGCCTGCCGGTGCTGGTCTGCGCCGACACCAGCCGACTGGCCGACGGCGCGCACGCGGTGCTGGACCTGGACACCGCGCAGTTGCGGCTGGACGACGGCAGCGAGATTGCGTGCGAACCGATCCCGGCGTTCCTGCGCGCCATCCTGGCCGCCGGCGGGCTGGTGCCGCACCTGAAGGCGCGCCTGGCGCGCGAACGCGGCCGCCAGGACTGA
- a CDS encoding GntR family transcriptional regulator, producing the protein MSEAVVPLYHQIYVVLRQQIVEGRFGQGPLPGEIDLAKQFHASRVTMRRVFDRLVQEGLVRRHRGLGTFVNPHPVRPAAAGGEERGTSLLDNIIDMGQKTSVKVISIDEVHATPDVADSLQIEAGDPVVKIVRVRHYRNRPLSHITVYLPATLGRPLTRQALEETPVLRLLEAGGVKLGRASQVLSARLADVVVAPLLDVPVGGALLAVRRVVKDQSGRPVQLLLGQYRPDRYEYRMELSPAGVDSANVWVESETRPGLRD; encoded by the coding sequence ATGAGTGAAGCCGTCGTTCCCCTGTATCACCAGATTTACGTGGTGCTGCGCCAGCAGATCGTCGAAGGCCGCTTCGGCCAGGGTCCCTTGCCCGGGGAGATCGACCTTGCCAAGCAGTTCCACGCCTCGCGCGTGACCATGCGGCGCGTGTTCGACCGGCTGGTGCAGGAAGGACTGGTGCGCCGCCACCGCGGGCTGGGCACCTTCGTCAATCCGCATCCGGTGCGCCCGGCCGCGGCCGGCGGCGAGGAACGCGGCACCAGCCTGCTCGACAACATCATCGACATGGGCCAGAAGACCTCGGTCAAGGTGATCTCGATCGACGAAGTCCATGCCACGCCCGATGTCGCCGACTCGCTGCAGATCGAGGCGGGCGACCCGGTGGTAAAGATCGTGCGGGTGCGCCACTACCGCAACCGTCCGCTGTCGCACATCACGGTCTACCTGCCGGCGACGCTGGGCCGGCCGCTCACGCGCCAGGCGCTGGAAGAGACCCCGGTGCTGCGCCTGCTGGAAGCGGGCGGCGTCAAGCTCGGCCGTGCCAGCCAGGTGCTGTCGGCCCGGCTGGCCGACGTGGTGGTGGCGCCGCTGCTGGATGTGCCGGTCGGTGGCGCGCTGCTGGCGGTGCGCCGCGTGGTCAAGGACCAGTCCGGGCGCCCGGTGCAGCTGCTGCTGGGCCAGTACCGCCCCGACCGCTACGAATACCGGATGGAACTGTCGCCGGCCGGTGTCGACAGTGCCAACGTCTGGGTCGAGAGCGAGACCCGCCCGGGCCTGCGCGACTGA
- a CDS encoding tripartite tricarboxylate transporter substrate binding protein, with translation MPESRPSSPTRLPSMPRRAMMRRLATLGTLAACALALPLPAAAQAQNQPQAQLAGGKPIRILVGAPAGGTTDTLARTIAQEMSQELGQPVVVENRPGAGGNIAADLVAKSAPDGSTLLMSFTSHTINATLYKKLPFDPVQDFTPITLVATVPSVLVATPRLAANNVPELIRLARSEPGKLNFAIGSVGSSLHMAGDMFKMMTGTYIVNIPYKGTSPALTDVLAGQCDLMFASTINVLPHVRAGKLKVLGVTSPAPLPQFPGAAPIGNTVKGFESSAWFGLFGPAGMSHDTTQALYQAARKGLESPAVRKRLENDGAQPMGTPPEAFAAFVKQDVKRWAGVVRYSGASPE, from the coding sequence ATGCCTGAGTCCCGTCCGTCCAGCCCGACCCGCCTGCCTTCGATGCCGCGCCGCGCCATGATGCGGCGCCTCGCCACGCTCGGCACGCTGGCCGCCTGCGCGCTGGCGCTGCCGCTGCCGGCGGCGGCGCAGGCACAAAACCAGCCGCAGGCGCAGCTTGCCGGCGGCAAGCCGATCCGGATCCTGGTGGGCGCGCCGGCCGGCGGCACCACCGACACGCTGGCGCGCACCATCGCCCAGGAGATGTCGCAGGAGCTGGGCCAGCCCGTGGTGGTCGAGAACCGCCCCGGCGCCGGCGGCAATATCGCCGCGGACCTGGTCGCCAAGAGCGCGCCGGACGGCAGCACGCTGCTGATGAGCTTCACCAGCCATACCATCAACGCCACGCTGTACAAGAAGCTGCCGTTCGACCCGGTGCAGGACTTCACGCCGATCACGCTGGTCGCTACCGTGCCGAGCGTGCTGGTGGCCACGCCCCGGCTGGCGGCCAACAACGTGCCCGAGCTGATCCGCCTGGCGCGCTCGGAGCCGGGCAAGCTGAACTTCGCCATCGGCTCGGTCGGCTCGTCGCTGCACATGGCTGGCGACATGTTCAAGATGATGACCGGCACCTACATCGTCAACATCCCGTACAAGGGCACCTCGCCGGCGCTGACCGACGTGCTGGCGGGCCAGTGCGACCTGATGTTCGCCAGCACCATCAACGTGCTGCCGCACGTGCGCGCGGGCAAGCTCAAGGTGCTGGGCGTGACCAGCCCCGCGCCGCTGCCGCAGTTCCCGGGCGCGGCGCCGATCGGCAATACCGTCAAGGGCTTCGAGTCGAGTGCGTGGTTCGGGCTGTTCGGGCCGGCCGGCATGTCGCACGACACCACCCAGGCGCTGTACCAGGCCGCGCGCAAGGGGCTGGAGTCTCCCGCGGTGCGCAAGCGCCTGGAGAACGACGGCGCGCAGCCGATGGGCACGCCGCCCGAGGCCTTCGCTGCCTTCGTCAAGCAGGACGTCAAGCGCTGGGCCGGCGTGGTCAGGTACTCGGGAGCGTCGCCGGAATGA
- a CDS encoding cyanate transporter: MAEGARPVPPRWLVLAAVAGIGLNLRPFLTAVGPLAPAIRGGTGLSYQGMAWLTLLPMLLMGVGAFFGPALRARLGARTAVLGALALLGAGCALRLGVAGGTWLIASAALCGLGVAVVQAACPGLVKQEFPARVAPVMGLYSAALMGGGALGAQLSPYVTELAGSWREALALWAVPALAALALAWVALPRGPARAPALVPAAWSGGPAVVAGKTRALLRRPRTWLLMISFGVMNGGYASLVAWLAPFYQSHGWSAPASGSLVALMAVAQAAAALLLPALAARRLDRRAWMGLALALQVAGFAGLALWPDAAPHAWAVIGGAGLGGCFALYLVVALDHLPDPDSAGALSAVMQGGGFLLASLAPWITAMLQARTGSFAAGWWYHLACAAVVGVLTMRLDPARYGASFALPAPAGCARQAG; this comes from the coding sequence GTGGCTGAAGGCGCGCGCCCGGTGCCGCCGCGCTGGCTGGTGCTGGCGGCCGTGGCCGGCATCGGCCTGAACCTGCGGCCGTTCCTGACCGCGGTCGGGCCGCTCGCGCCGGCCATCCGCGGCGGCACCGGCCTGAGCTACCAGGGCATGGCGTGGCTGACGCTGCTGCCGATGCTGCTGATGGGAGTGGGCGCGTTCTTCGGCCCGGCGCTGCGGGCGCGGCTGGGCGCGCGCACCGCGGTGCTGGGCGCGCTGGCCTTGCTCGGCGCCGGCTGCGCGCTGCGGCTGGGCGTGGCCGGCGGGACCTGGCTGATCGCCTCGGCGGCGCTGTGCGGGCTGGGCGTGGCGGTAGTGCAGGCGGCGTGCCCGGGCCTGGTCAAGCAGGAGTTCCCGGCGCGCGTGGCACCGGTGATGGGCCTGTATTCGGCGGCGTTGATGGGCGGCGGCGCGCTGGGCGCGCAGCTGTCGCCCTATGTGACCGAACTTGCCGGCAGCTGGCGCGAGGCGCTGGCGCTGTGGGCCGTGCCCGCGCTGGCGGCGCTGGCACTGGCGTGGGTGGCGCTGCCGCGCGGCCCGGCGCGCGCGCCGGCACTGGTCCCGGCGGCGTGGTCCGGCGGTCCGGCCGTGGTTGCCGGCAAGACCCGCGCCTTGCTGCGGCGTCCGCGCACCTGGCTGCTGATGATCAGCTTCGGCGTGATGAATGGCGGCTATGCCTCGCTGGTGGCGTGGCTGGCGCCGTTCTACCAGAGCCATGGCTGGAGTGCGCCGGCCAGCGGCTCGCTGGTGGCGCTGATGGCAGTGGCGCAGGCCGCCGCGGCGCTGCTGCTGCCGGCGCTGGCGGCGCGCCGCCTGGACCGGCGCGCGTGGATGGGGCTGGCGCTGGCCCTGCAGGTCGCCGGCTTCGCCGGGCTGGCGCTGTGGCCGGACGCCGCCCCGCACGCCTGGGCCGTGATCGGCGGTGCGGGCCTGGGCGGCTGCTTCGCGCTCTACCTGGTGGTGGCGCTGGACCACCTGCCCGATCCTGACAGCGCCGGCGCGCTGAGCGCGGTGATGCAGGGCGGCGGCTTTCTGCTGGCGTCGCTGGCACCGTGGATCACCGCCATGCTGCAGGCGCGCACCGGCAGCTTCGCCGCGGGCTGGTGGTACCACCTGGCGTGTGCGGCGGTGGTCGGCGTGCTGACCATGCGGCTGGACCCGGCGCGCTACGGCGCCTCCTTTGCGTTGCCGGCGCCCGCCGGCTGCGCGCGGCAGGCCGGATGA
- a CDS encoding 3-isopropylmalate dehydratase large subunit: MSALPATLAQKLVARAAGLAHAEPGTVVICQVDLAMSHDSSGPRRVAPLLQELGTGVWDPSRYVVVTDHFVPGGDAQAESILRFTRDWTRQAGAHFIDAEGICHVVLPERGHVLPGRLIVGGDSHSPTGGAFGAYMFGVGATEMAGVLATGEIWLRVPDTIRLQWDGQLAPGVCAKDMMLFLCATLGMGGGRYQALEYTGGAVTALPMQERMTLTNMSTELGAQTGLVAPDAVTLDWLAQAGVPAPTLAAIDLDHWRSDAGAPVLATHRFDAAALAPQVAAPHSPANSAPVDQAAGEAVQIAYLGACTGAKLEDLRMAARVLRGRRVAAGVTLQVAPASRRDQLQAEQEGTLGILADAGAMLLPNACGACAGYGAARFPAGSRAIASTARNFSGRMGDAGSAVWLGSPMTVAASAVTGRITDPRSLLE; this comes from the coding sequence ATGAGCGCCCTTCCCGCCACGCTCGCGCAGAAGCTGGTGGCGCGCGCCGCCGGGCTGGCCCATGCCGAACCCGGCACCGTGGTGATCTGCCAGGTCGACCTGGCGATGTCGCACGACTCCAGCGGCCCGCGCCGCGTGGCGCCGCTGCTGCAGGAGCTTGGCACCGGAGTCTGGGACCCGTCGCGCTATGTGGTAGTGACCGACCATTTCGTGCCCGGCGGCGACGCCCAGGCTGAATCGATCCTGCGCTTCACGCGCGACTGGACGCGCCAGGCCGGCGCGCACTTCATCGACGCCGAGGGCATCTGCCACGTGGTGCTGCCCGAGCGCGGCCATGTGCTGCCGGGCCGCCTGATCGTCGGCGGCGACAGCCACAGCCCCACGGGGGGCGCCTTCGGCGCGTACATGTTCGGCGTGGGCGCGACCGAGATGGCCGGCGTGCTCGCCACCGGCGAGATCTGGCTGCGGGTGCCGGACACCATCCGGCTGCAATGGGACGGACAGCTCGCGCCCGGGGTCTGCGCCAAGGACATGATGCTGTTCCTGTGCGCCACGCTGGGCATGGGCGGTGGGCGCTACCAGGCGCTCGAATACACCGGCGGCGCCGTCACCGCGCTGCCGATGCAGGAGCGCATGACGCTCACCAACATGAGCACCGAACTCGGCGCGCAGACCGGGCTGGTGGCGCCCGACGCGGTCACGCTGGACTGGCTGGCTCAGGCCGGCGTGCCGGCGCCGACGCTGGCCGCCATCGATCTGGACCACTGGCGCAGCGATGCCGGCGCGCCGGTGCTGGCCACGCACCGCTTCGACGCCGCCGCGCTGGCACCGCAAGTGGCCGCGCCGCACTCGCCCGCCAACAGCGCGCCGGTCGACCAGGCCGCCGGCGAGGCGGTGCAGATTGCCTACCTGGGCGCCTGCACCGGCGCCAAGCTGGAAGACCTGCGCATGGCCGCGCGCGTGCTGCGCGGGCGCCGCGTCGCGGCCGGCGTAACGCTGCAGGTGGCGCCGGCCTCGCGCCGCGACCAGTTGCAGGCGGAGCAGGAAGGCACGCTCGGCATCCTCGCCGACGCCGGCGCGATGCTGCTGCCCAATGCCTGCGGCGCCTGCGCGGGCTATGGCGCGGCGCGCTTCCCGGCTGGCAGCCGCGCCATTGCCTCGACCGCGCGCAATTTCTCGGGCCGCATGGGCGACGCCGGCAGCGCGGTGTGGCTCGGCTCGCCGATGACGGTGGCCGCCAGCGCCGTCACCGGCCGCATCACCGATCCGCGCTCGCTGCTGGAGTAA
- a CDS encoding phosphoribosyltransferase, translating into MSLPPCFADRREAGQYLGRHLAGLGLGAAQLGQPPLVLALPRGGVPVAFEVARALDGQLDVLLVRKIGALGYPELALGAVVEGDASGGGPHTVVNDDPWARRAVDSGSFDAERGRQLDEIARRQQRYRGGKPVPARAGRVVIVVDDGVATGATMRAALEGVRMAGAARVIAATPVGSQDGLASLAAAADEVICLNTPPSFGAVGAFYLDFSQTSDEEALALLRTPPAA; encoded by the coding sequence ATGTCCCTGCCCCCGTGCTTTGCCGACCGCCGCGAGGCCGGCCAATACCTTGGCCGCCACCTGGCGGGGCTGGGCCTGGGCGCCGCGCAGCTGGGCCAGCCGCCGCTGGTGCTGGCGTTGCCGCGCGGCGGCGTGCCGGTGGCGTTCGAGGTGGCGCGCGCGCTGGACGGGCAGCTCGACGTGCTGCTGGTGCGCAAGATCGGCGCGCTCGGCTACCCGGAACTGGCGCTGGGCGCGGTGGTGGAGGGCGATGCCAGCGGTGGCGGACCGCATACGGTGGTCAATGATGACCCCTGGGCCCGCCGCGCCGTCGACAGCGGCAGCTTCGATGCCGAGCGCGGGCGCCAGCTCGACGAGATCGCCCGGCGCCAGCAGCGCTACCGCGGCGGCAAGCCGGTGCCAGCCCGCGCCGGACGCGTGGTGATCGTGGTCGATGACGGCGTGGCCACCGGCGCCACCATGCGCGCCGCGCTCGAAGGCGTGCGCATGGCCGGCGCGGCGCGCGTGATCGCCGCCACCCCGGTGGGCTCGCAGGACGGGCTGGCCAGCCTGGCCGCGGCCGCCGACGAGGTGATCTGCCTGAACACGCCGCCCAGCTTCGGCGCGGTCGGCGCGTTCTACCTCGATTTCAGCCAGACCAGCGACGAAGAGGCGCTGGCGCTGCTGCGCACGCCGCCCGCGGCCTGA
- a CDS encoding LysR family transcriptional regulator, with the protein MQDLRLDPVLLQSFVAVAESGSFTRAAQRVHLTQSTVSQQVRRLEEQLGCVLLDRGGRYVTTTPEGERLLGYARRLQQLMAEAVGQLRQSAGQGEIRLGVPEDFAARPLTPVLAGFADDWPGMRLEVTSGMSHELWQRFQDRELDLVLVKQRTGQAQGLASWPEPLCWIDSRSRPAVARDPVPLVAFPVGGLYRGEMTHALDAGGRRWRVAFVSASLASILAAVADGLGVTLLPRRLATAHHTVLEHGWPAAVPDVELSLHAQPDLPAAARDMAARLAALCETVMAAGAPPGLQPKNSL; encoded by the coding sequence ATGCAGGATCTCCGTCTCGACCCCGTGCTGCTGCAGAGCTTTGTCGCCGTCGCCGAGAGCGGCAGCTTTACCCGTGCCGCCCAGCGCGTGCACCTGACCCAGTCCACCGTCAGCCAGCAGGTGCGCCGCCTGGAGGAGCAGCTGGGCTGCGTGCTGCTGGACCGCGGCGGGCGCTATGTCACCACCACGCCGGAAGGCGAACGCCTGCTGGGCTATGCGCGCCGGCTGCAGCAATTGATGGCGGAGGCGGTCGGGCAGCTGCGCCAGAGCGCGGGCCAGGGCGAAATCCGGCTGGGCGTGCCCGAGGACTTTGCCGCGCGGCCGCTGACGCCGGTGCTGGCCGGGTTTGCCGATGACTGGCCGGGCATGCGGCTGGAGGTGACCAGCGGCATGAGCCACGAACTGTGGCAGCGCTTCCAGGACCGCGAGCTGGACCTGGTGCTGGTCAAGCAGCGCACCGGCCAGGCCCAGGGCCTGGCCAGCTGGCCGGAGCCGCTGTGCTGGATCGACAGCCGCAGCCGCCCGGCGGTGGCACGCGACCCGGTGCCGCTGGTGGCGTTCCCGGTGGGCGGCCTGTATCGCGGCGAGATGACGCACGCGCTCGACGCCGGCGGCCGGCGCTGGCGCGTGGCCTTTGTCAGCGCCAGCCTGGCCAGCATCCTGGCGGCGGTGGCCGACGGCCTGGGCGTGACGCTGCTGCCGCGGCGCCTGGCCACGGCGCATCACACCGTGCTGGAGCACGGCTGGCCGGCCGCGGTGCCGGATGTCGAACTGAGCCTGCACGCGCAGCCGGACCTGCCGGCCGCGGCGCGCGACATGGCGGCGCGGCTGGCCGCGCTGTGCGAGACCGTGATGGCGGCGGGCGCGCCGCCCGGACTTCAGCCGAAGAACTCGTTGTAG
- a CDS encoding YXWGXW repeat-containing protein, whose protein sequence is MKRQLLLAAAVLATGGAFGLTAPAEAHQAPVAHGYGHPPPPPRYEPHPAGRRGQVWVPGHWEARGGNYAWRGGYWQPQRVGYRYVPERWVRGPHGWVMRPGRWVR, encoded by the coding sequence ATGAAACGCCAACTCCTGCTTGCTGCAGCCGTCCTTGCCACCGGCGGCGCCTTCGGTCTCACCGCCCCCGCCGAAGCCCACCAGGCGCCGGTCGCCCATGGCTACGGCCATCCGCCCCCGCCGCCGCGCTACGAGCCGCACCCGGCCGGGCGCCGCGGCCAGGTCTGGGTGCCGGGCCACTGGGAAGCCCGCGGCGGAAACTACGCCTGGCGCGGCGGCTACTGGCAGCCGCAGCGCGTGGGCTACCGCTATGTACCCGAGCGCTGGGTACGCGGCCCGCACGGCTGGGTCATGCGCCCGGGCCGCTGGGTCCGCTGA
- a CDS encoding flagellin has product MLQICLPGPAVPRSAAAAAAAMVLGAGLAYAGTAQAGMPPQPAATDPSAPPSQAAMAARERVDSHPVAAARGSMAGWKPVAHDKLDDMRGGFEMPGLQVSFGIERAVYINGDLVVATSINIPDVSRITADQAARLAATLGPSIVASTNAAVANALAGNPVTADAAAAMHANGTGAAASAAGGAQAGGTAAAAANGGASASAGTAGAAGAAGAAGLPATAVSTATGQVITNGLLNVIQNGPGNAASVGALAGTPVTVIQNTLNNQSIRSLMTIDASVNTLQAFRSQLANTALNQALLRAASMR; this is encoded by the coding sequence ATGTTGCAGATTTGCTTGCCGGGCCCGGCCGTGCCACGCAGCGCCGCCGCAGCGGCCGCGGCGATGGTGCTGGGCGCCGGCCTGGCGTACGCCGGCACGGCACAGGCCGGCATGCCGCCGCAGCCCGCGGCGACCGATCCCTCGGCGCCGCCGTCGCAGGCAGCCATGGCCGCGCGCGAGCGCGTCGACTCCCACCCGGTGGCTGCCGCGCGCGGCAGCATGGCCGGCTGGAAACCGGTGGCCCATGACAAGCTCGACGACATGCGCGGCGGCTTCGAGATGCCCGGGCTGCAGGTTTCGTTCGGTATCGAACGTGCGGTGTACATCAACGGCGACCTGGTGGTTGCTACCAGCATTAACATCCCGGACGTCAGCCGCATCACTGCCGACCAGGCCGCGCGGCTCGCCGCGACGCTGGGGCCCTCCATTGTGGCCAGCACCAATGCCGCGGTTGCCAACGCGCTGGCGGGCAACCCGGTCACGGCCGACGCCGCCGCGGCGATGCATGCCAATGGCACCGGCGCGGCGGCATCGGCTGCGGGTGGTGCGCAGGCGGGCGGCACGGCGGCGGCAGCGGCCAATGGTGGTGCCTCTGCCAGCGCCGGGACCGCCGGCGCCGCGGGTGCCGCAGGTGCGGCGGGCCTGCCGGCGACAGCCGTGAGTACCGCCACCGGCCAGGTCATCACCAACGGATTGCTCAACGTGATCCAGAACGGCCCGGGCAATGCCGCGTCGGTGGGAGCTCTGGCGGGAACGCCGGTGACCGTGATCCAGAACACGCTGAACAACCAGAGCATCCGGAGCCTGATGACAATCGACGCAAGCGTCAATACGCTGCAGGCCTTCCGGTCGCAACTGGCCAACACGGCGCTGAACCAGGCGCTGCTGCGGGCCGCAAGCATGAGATAG